Proteins encoded by one window of Geobacter sp. DSM 9736:
- a CDS encoding FprA family A-type flavoprotein: MDNVVETIPGIWWVGVGDPELRVFDDLFPTEHGTTYNAYLVKGRDRIALIDTVKGKRSDELLAKVKQLCDPSLIDYIVVNHTEPDHSGSLAKMLQHCPHATVVSTQAARTFLGNLIHTPFNSHVIKDGEVLDLGGRRLRFIVAPFLHWPDTMFTLVEDEGVLFTCDAFGAHYCGGSIFNDQLPDITADMKFYFDCLVRPFKDKVLAAIEKLRNERVTMICPSHGPVLRTEPLRAVELYESWSQPPAGGKRIAILYLSPHGNTEKMAAAVARGAALPGVEVVVRHINELSHEQVRDLMEEADALIFGIPTINRDIPKPMWDVLALLSTVKLKGNVGGVFGSFGWSGEACKMAEERLRGMNFKLPAPFVRSPFTPRPETIEQCEALGRMIAEQIP, from the coding sequence ATGGATAATGTGGTCGAGACAATCCCGGGCATATGGTGGGTAGGAGTCGGGGACCCCGAACTCCGGGTGTTCGATGACCTCTTTCCAACGGAGCACGGGACCACCTACAATGCGTATCTCGTCAAGGGGCGCGACAGGATCGCCCTCATCGATACCGTAAAGGGGAAGCGGTCGGACGAGCTTCTTGCAAAGGTTAAACAGCTCTGCGACCCCTCCCTTATCGACTACATCGTCGTCAATCACACCGAGCCCGACCATTCCGGCTCTCTTGCAAAGATGCTCCAGCATTGTCCCCACGCCACCGTAGTCTCCACCCAGGCGGCGCGGACGTTCCTCGGCAACCTCATCCATACCCCTTTCAACTCTCATGTCATCAAGGACGGAGAAGTCCTGGACCTCGGCGGGAGGCGGCTTCGCTTCATAGTCGCACCGTTTCTCCACTGGCCGGATACCATGTTCACTCTCGTCGAGGATGAGGGGGTGCTTTTCACGTGTGATGCCTTCGGCGCTCACTACTGTGGCGGGAGCATATTCAACGACCAGCTGCCCGACATAACCGCGGACATGAAATTCTACTTCGACTGCCTCGTCCGCCCTTTCAAGGACAAGGTTCTTGCTGCCATTGAGAAGTTAAGGAACGAGCGGGTCACGATGATATGCCCGAGTCACGGTCCCGTTCTGCGTACGGAGCCGCTCCGGGCCGTAGAGCTTTATGAGAGCTGGTCACAACCACCCGCCGGGGGGAAGAGGATCGCGATCCTCTATCTTTCTCCTCACGGAAATACGGAGAAAATGGCCGCTGCCGTTGCCAGGGGTGCCGCTCTGCCGGGTGTGGAGGTGGTGGTCCGTCATATAAACGAGCTGTCTCACGAACAGGTCCGCGATCTTATGGAAGAAGCGGACGCCCTGATATTCGGGATTCCAACAATCAATCGCGACATCCCGAAACCGATGTGGGACGTCTTGGCCCTCCTTTCCACGGTGAAGCTGAAAGGTAATGTCGGCGGGGTGTTCGGCAGCTTCGGCTGGAGCGGCGAGGCGTGCAAGATGGCCGAGGAGCGGCTCAGGGGAATGAACTTCAAGCTTCCGGCCCCCTTCGTCCGCTCTCCCTTTACCCCCCGTCCCGAAACCATCGAGCAGTGCGAGGCGCTGGGGCGGATGATTGCCGAACAAATTCCATAA
- a CDS encoding U32 family peptidase — protein sequence MSRIVPSTVPLPELLAPAGSLEAFFAAMEKGADAVYAGLREFSARAKARNFSLDQMRQIVAYAHSLNRKVYVTLNTLVKEGELPQLVETLAELEAMGADAVIIQDLAVARLVRNFFPRLPLHASTQMTIHNSLGVKQLAELGFERVVLARELHVDEIRAIAAASPIGIECFIHGALCFSISGQCYFSSFLGGHSGNRGRCAQPCRRQYSYRGKEGYYFSTNDFSSIEMLPQLLDAGVSSLKIEGRMKSAEYVASVVSAYRLMLDAPQERRGEALAEAKELLKLSFGRVPTKGFLASRNPTDIATPSLKGATGRFLGEIKSVRGGRITFDIRDRLHVGDRIRIQPKSDMAGRAFTVKELFAGNQQVKMLKERSSATTVSPFACKVGDAVFKVSSETAFTMSEAACKKRLDAVRPGRLPCALRVSLEKGALVINAAVVGVESAFTFALGPLEPARTADMEGVLQGQFSRCGETPFELKSLSAPGFPQVLIPASRFKDIRREFYRLLEQQVLGQIGERRRRTVKEALAALVSPLPERSVQRAELAVRIEYLRDHPMLGQHGVDSVSVPVSKANLHQLPLLAKKLRGREDRVVWRLPFMIFEADLPFYRDAVKYIAQSGFRRFEAANLSHFPILHEVEEVEVGTDYRLFSVNSQALMSWRELGASACTLYLEDDAVNLGELLRADVRVVRRITVFSSIPAITSKIAIKSVRNDAPVVSDRGEQYDVTVKEGLTVVTPVKRFSLTHLRSRLQSMGCGSFVIDLTQEPKEEWQRILEAFHRGSPLPGTTEFNFTMGLV from the coding sequence ATGTCTCGAATCGTCCCGTCAACCGTCCCCCTTCCCGAGCTTCTGGCTCCCGCCGGGTCTCTCGAAGCTTTTTTTGCCGCCATGGAAAAGGGGGCCGATGCAGTCTATGCCGGCCTCCGCGAGTTCTCTGCACGTGCAAAAGCACGAAATTTCTCCCTCGACCAGATGCGACAAATCGTCGCCTACGCCCACTCGCTCAACCGCAAGGTTTACGTGACGCTCAATACTCTAGTGAAGGAAGGGGAGCTGCCGCAGCTGGTGGAGACGCTGGCAGAGCTGGAAGCCATGGGGGCCGACGCCGTCATAATCCAGGATCTCGCGGTGGCGAGGCTGGTGCGAAACTTTTTCCCTCGGCTTCCGCTTCATGCCTCCACACAGATGACTATTCACAATTCTCTTGGTGTCAAGCAGCTGGCTGAGCTGGGGTTCGAGCGGGTGGTGCTCGCACGGGAGCTGCACGTCGACGAGATACGCGCAATTGCGGCCGCAAGCCCCATCGGGATAGAGTGTTTCATTCACGGGGCGCTCTGCTTCTCGATCTCGGGACAGTGCTACTTCTCCTCCTTCCTTGGGGGGCACAGCGGCAACCGTGGGCGTTGCGCGCAACCATGCCGCCGACAGTACAGCTACCGGGGGAAGGAAGGGTATTACTTCTCCACTAACGACTTTTCGTCCATAGAAATGCTGCCCCAACTCTTGGATGCGGGTGTCAGCTCCCTCAAGATCGAGGGGAGGATGAAATCGGCCGAATACGTCGCGAGCGTGGTGTCGGCTTACCGGCTCATGCTGGATGCTCCGCAGGAGCGGAGGGGAGAGGCATTGGCCGAGGCGAAGGAGCTTCTGAAGCTCTCCTTCGGCCGGGTGCCGACGAAAGGTTTTCTCGCTTCCCGCAACCCTACGGATATCGCCACCCCATCGCTGAAGGGTGCTACCGGCAGATTCCTCGGAGAGATAAAATCGGTGCGGGGGGGGCGGATCACCTTCGACATCCGGGACCGCCTCCACGTGGGGGACCGGATCCGCATCCAGCCGAAGAGCGATATGGCCGGGCGGGCTTTCACGGTAAAGGAGCTCTTTGCGGGTAACCAGCAGGTTAAGATGCTCAAGGAAAGGAGCAGTGCGACTACCGTTTCACCCTTTGCCTGCAAAGTGGGGGATGCGGTGTTCAAGGTTTCGTCCGAAACCGCCTTCACCATGAGCGAAGCCGCCTGCAAGAAGCGGCTCGATGCCGTCAGGCCCGGCAGGCTTCCATGCGCATTGCGGGTTAGCCTTGAAAAGGGAGCGCTCGTCATCAATGCAGCGGTGGTTGGCGTAGAATCTGCCTTCACCTTTGCGCTGGGCCCGCTGGAGCCTGCCAGGACCGCTGACATGGAAGGTGTGCTGCAGGGGCAGTTTTCCCGGTGCGGAGAGACCCCCTTCGAACTGAAGTCCCTCTCCGCCCCCGGGTTCCCGCAGGTTCTGATCCCTGCTTCTCGATTCAAGGATATCCGCCGCGAGTTTTATCGCCTTCTGGAGCAGCAGGTGCTGGGACAAATAGGTGAGCGCCGGCGGCGGACGGTGAAGGAGGCCTTGGCCGCTCTAGTTTCTCCGCTTCCGGAGCGGAGCGTCCAGCGCGCAGAGCTGGCCGTGCGAATCGAGTATCTGCGGGACCACCCTATGCTTGGCCAGCATGGTGTCGACAGTGTCAGCGTTCCGGTGTCGAAGGCGAACCTCCACCAGCTTCCTCTCCTTGCGAAAAAGCTGCGCGGGCGCGAAGACAGGGTAGTCTGGCGACTTCCTTTCATGATATTCGAGGCGGATCTTCCTTTCTACCGCGATGCGGTGAAGTACATAGCGCAGTCCGGCTTCCGGAGGTTCGAGGCGGCGAATCTGTCTCATTTTCCGATACTGCACGAAGTTGAGGAGGTCGAAGTCGGTACCGACTACAGGCTTTTTTCCGTAAATTCCCAGGCGCTCATGTCGTGGCGGGAGCTCGGAGCTTCCGCATGCACCCTGTACCTGGAGGATGATGCAGTTAACCTGGGGGAACTACTGCGCGCCGACGTTCGGGTTGTGCGGCGGATAACGGTCTTTTCTTCCATTCCGGCGATCACGTCTAAGATTGCCATAAAATCGGTACGCAATGACGCTCCGGTTGTTTCCGACCGTGGAGAGCAGTACGACGTGACGGTTAAAGAGGGGCTCACGGTGGTGACGCCGGTGAAAAGATTCTCCCTTACCCATCTTCGCAGCCGCTTGCAAAGCATGGGGTGTGGCTCCTTTGTGATCGACCTTACCCAGGAGCCGAAAGAGGAGTGGCAGCGGATTCTGGAGGCTTTTCACCGGGGCAGCCCCCTCCCCGGTACTACCGAATTCAACTTCACGATGGGATTGGTATAA
- a CDS encoding ATP-binding protein — protein sequence MLDPELTVQLRRVLTSLEQLLPKPVARIDWDVCHAANWRRHSFTGFLEPVPSVEDIHLDDLLGIDKQKQTVEENTRQFLAGYPANNILLWGTRGTGKSSLVRALLQNYAPRGLRVIQVDKDDLVHLPDIVDEIKEKPYKFIIFSDDASFEIGESSYKMLKSALDGSVYAPPENVLIYVTSNRRHLLPEYETDNRGAMLVNNEIHHGEAVEEKISLSGRFGLWVAFHPFTQDQYVEVVRQWLDKLFARNGKELQWTKEVQDAAILWSQKKGDRSGRIAFQFASHWVGRSLLADNPNGDVGKR from the coding sequence ATGTTGGATCCGGAATTGACAGTCCAGCTCAGAAGGGTACTGACTTCGCTGGAGCAGCTCTTGCCGAAGCCGGTGGCAAGGATAGACTGGGATGTCTGCCATGCCGCCAACTGGCGTCGGCATTCTTTTACCGGTTTCCTCGAGCCGGTGCCCTCGGTTGAGGATATTCATCTCGACGACCTGCTGGGGATCGACAAACAGAAGCAGACCGTCGAGGAGAATACCCGCCAGTTCCTTGCGGGGTACCCGGCAAACAACATCCTTCTCTGGGGGACGAGAGGCACCGGGAAATCGTCCCTCGTGCGGGCGCTTCTTCAGAACTACGCTCCTCGCGGCCTGCGGGTCATTCAGGTGGACAAGGACGACCTGGTGCACCTTCCCGACATAGTGGACGAGATCAAGGAGAAGCCCTACAAGTTCATCATATTTTCCGATGATGCTTCCTTCGAGATCGGGGAGTCGAGCTACAAGATGCTCAAGAGCGCCCTTGACGGGTCCGTCTATGCACCTCCGGAGAACGTTCTCATCTACGTGACATCCAACCGTCGCCACCTTCTGCCCGAGTACGAGACCGACAACCGTGGTGCAATGCTCGTGAACAACGAAATCCATCATGGGGAGGCCGTGGAGGAGAAAATTTCCCTTTCGGGTCGCTTCGGCCTCTGGGTGGCTTTTCATCCCTTTACACAGGACCAGTACGTGGAAGTGGTGAGACAGTGGCTAGACAAGCTATTCGCCCGGAACGGGAAGGAACTGCAATGGACCAAGGAGGTGCAGGATGCGGCTATCCTCTGGTCCCAGAAGAAGGGTGATCGAAGCGGCCGGATCGCCTTCCAGTTTGCCAGCCACTGGGTTGGCAGGAGTCTGTTGGCTGATAATCCGAATGGAGATGTGGGGAAAAGATGA
- the hslO gene encoding Hsp33 family molecular chaperone HslO, with translation MSDYLVRILSTSGAVRGLACVTTELVREGCRRHGTWPTAAAALGRALSGGALMGALLKTGQRVALRFEGNGPLQKILVEAESNGAVRGYVGVPEVHLQEKEGKLDVGGALGRAGFLTVTKDIGVGEPYRGMVQLYSSEIAEDLAYYLTDSEQTPSAVGLGVFVEPSGEVSAAGGFLIQALPPGDDAAVDSIMEEIGRLPSITELLRQGLSPEELLDKLFHNIPYQVLEKRELAFLCSCSREKIERVLISLGAEDLTDLLTEKGGAEVTCEFCRERYLVSGPELEQLIAEAAARGGKPS, from the coding sequence ATGTCCGATTATCTTGTCCGGATCCTTTCAACCAGCGGTGCCGTCCGCGGCCTCGCCTGCGTTACGACTGAGCTGGTGAGGGAGGGGTGCCGCCGGCACGGCACCTGGCCCACTGCTGCTGCAGCTTTGGGGCGCGCGCTCAGCGGGGGCGCTCTTATGGGTGCGCTCCTGAAGACGGGCCAGAGGGTAGCGCTCCGGTTCGAGGGGAATGGGCCGCTGCAGAAGATCCTTGTGGAAGCTGAGAGTAACGGGGCGGTCCGCGGATACGTGGGGGTCCCGGAGGTTCATCTGCAGGAGAAGGAGGGCAAGCTCGATGTGGGAGGGGCCCTCGGCCGTGCCGGCTTTCTTACCGTCACCAAAGATATAGGGGTCGGCGAGCCGTACAGGGGGATGGTGCAACTCTATTCAAGCGAGATTGCCGAAGACCTTGCTTACTACCTTACCGATTCGGAGCAGACCCCGTCAGCCGTGGGGCTGGGAGTATTCGTGGAACCTTCCGGTGAGGTTTCCGCGGCTGGAGGATTTCTCATCCAGGCCTTGCCTCCCGGTGACGATGCGGCGGTGGACTCCATCATGGAGGAGATCGGCCGGCTTCCCTCCATCACCGAGCTGCTCCGCCAGGGTCTCTCCCCCGAGGAGCTTCTGGACAAGCTTTTCCACAACATCCCTTATCAGGTGCTCGAAAAGCGCGAGCTTGCCTTTCTCTGCTCATGCAGCCGGGAAAAGATCGAGCGGGTTCTCATTTCCCTCGGGGCCGAGGACCTGACGGATCTCCTGACCGAGAAAGGGGGGGCGGAGGTGACCTGCGAGTTCTGCCGGGAGCGCTATCTCGTTTCCGGACCCGAGCTGGAGCAACTGATAGCGGAGGCGGCTGCACGGGGGGGTAAGCCATCTTGA
- the nrfD gene encoding NrfD/PsrC family molybdoenzyme membrane anchor subunit: MVHGEAWTLKELFVYPNEYIYWTIQIVMYPFMTGLVAGAFVLSSLYHVFGIKRLKQIARFSLVFSFALLPVAMMPLLLHLQFPLRGIAVMMTPHFTSAIAAFGIVFTTYGMIVASELWFVYRRHFVETALALRQIPERSRLLQFRYMLFSALTLGAWDITEHAIEKDEKAVRLLAAAGIPVACFLHGYAGFIFGSVKANALWMTPLMPVIFICSAVVSGIALCILAYILTIEQRRRFPTLWRGADPGSTVQGGPADMEEVRIAVKYLVMFLVFAITLELLDLIFRGYTAVKSWDILRRVIYDRDFVSIFILQYGLGNLVPLILLLLPRLTIRRTVAATLLVLVGVFMMRWNVVIGGQTFSSSFAGFMHYRLPVWPHSMETLKEGLFGALMVAATPFLLFWLLDKVMPVFGTNDSR, from the coding sequence ATGGTGCACGGTGAAGCGTGGACTCTAAAGGAACTGTTCGTCTACCCCAACGAGTATATCTACTGGACCATTCAGATCGTGATGTACCCCTTCATGACAGGACTCGTTGCCGGAGCCTTCGTCCTCTCCTCCCTCTATCACGTCTTCGGGATAAAGAGGCTGAAGCAGATCGCCCGATTCTCCCTCGTCTTTTCGTTTGCGCTGCTCCCGGTGGCAATGATGCCGCTGCTTCTCCATCTGCAGTTCCCTCTCCGGGGAATCGCCGTGATGATGACACCCCACTTTACCTCCGCCATAGCGGCCTTCGGCATCGTTTTCACCACCTACGGAATGATTGTCGCTTCGGAGCTCTGGTTCGTTTACCGGCGGCATTTCGTGGAAACTGCTCTTGCCTTGCGACAGATCCCCGAGCGCTCCCGCCTCCTCCAGTTCCGCTACATGCTCTTCTCTGCCCTCACCCTGGGTGCATGGGATATAACCGAGCATGCAATAGAGAAGGATGAAAAGGCGGTGCGGCTTCTTGCCGCTGCCGGCATTCCAGTTGCCTGCTTCCTCCACGGGTATGCAGGCTTCATCTTCGGCTCCGTCAAGGCCAACGCACTTTGGATGACCCCCCTCATGCCCGTAATCTTCATCTGCTCCGCCGTCGTTTCCGGGATAGCCCTCTGCATCCTTGCCTATATCCTCACGATCGAACAGCGCAGACGCTTCCCCACCCTATGGCGGGGAGCCGACCCGGGTTCCACCGTGCAGGGGGGCCCGGCAGATATGGAGGAGGTACGGATAGCCGTGAAATACCTGGTGATGTTCCTCGTCTTCGCCATCACGCTGGAACTGCTCGATCTGATCTTCAGAGGTTATACGGCGGTAAAATCGTGGGACATCCTGCGGAGGGTCATCTACGACAGGGACTTCGTGAGCATTTTCATACTCCAGTACGGTCTGGGAAACCTGGTCCCTCTCATTCTCCTTCTGTTGCCGCGGCTGACAATCCGCCGGACTGTTGCCGCTACCCTTCTGGTTCTGGTCGGCGTCTTCATGATGCGATGGAATGTCGTGATCGGCGGTCAGACTTTCTCTTCATCTTTTGCCGGGTTCATGCACTACAGGCTCCCCGTCTGGCCCCACAGCATGGAGACGCTAAAAGAGGGGCTGTTTGGAGCGCTCATGGTAGCGGCTACCCCCTTCCTTCTCTTCTGGCTGCTCGACAAGGTGATGCCGGTGTTCGGCACAAACGACTCGCGGTAA
- a CDS encoding cytochrome c3 family protein yields MKSHVWRPLWVALLFVALILGIRMLYVPSDFGIHDRGYMYGWHRKGNESEWRGLPVKYGPQGYCRQCHEEKYRELAGSFHRGIGCENCHGPALGHPKDPPTLPTDKSRELCIRCHSYLPYRGSERERIDGIDPKKHYPEAECVMCHYPHNPRPHRKGSS; encoded by the coding sequence GTGAAGAGCCACGTCTGGCGGCCACTGTGGGTCGCCCTCCTATTTGTCGCATTGATCCTCGGCATCAGGATGCTCTACGTCCCCTCCGACTTCGGCATCCATGATCGCGGGTATATGTACGGCTGGCACCGCAAGGGTAATGAAAGCGAGTGGCGCGGACTTCCCGTCAAGTACGGGCCTCAGGGGTACTGCCGCCAGTGCCACGAGGAAAAGTACCGGGAGCTTGCCGGCTCCTTCCATCGGGGAATCGGGTGCGAAAACTGCCACGGGCCAGCCCTCGGTCACCCAAAGGATCCACCGACCCTGCCCACCGACAAGAGCCGGGAGCTCTGCATCCGCTGCCACAGCTACCTTCCTTACCGTGGCTCGGAGCGGGAAAGGATAGATGGAATTGATCCGAAAAAGCATTATCCTGAAGCCGAGTGCGTCATGTGCCATTACCCGCACAATCCGAGGCCTCACCGAAAGGGGAGCTCATGA
- the priA gene encoding primosomal protein N', with product MSSSSAIIEVAIPVPLDTTFHYAVPAGLVPSIQPGKRVLVPFGRRTVTGYILDIACTPRDSLKEVIEVLDQEPLFTREELGFFRWCAAYYLHPLGEVLKAALPAGINITGRRRKVCDAEGEEVPTEVLTGGKRVRTETFHLAASVEGDGTPVRGKSADILAFLRLHGEARRSLLTQTFGACYAQLARLEQRGLVATEQREFYRDPFREEVVEHDMPLPLNSCQAEALRRIRESLDCASFASYLLHGVTGSGKTEIYLQAISHVVEQGGTALVLVPEIALTPQLVTRFRRRFTCGIAVLHSGLSDGERYDEWRRIRQGRASIVIGARSAIFAPLSNIRIIVVDEEHDSSYKQSEGFRYNGRDLALVRGKMEQACVLLGSATPLVTTWHAAAQGKHAYLSLPERVRSLPMPETELVDMRGRRGETLSCRLQEAVGWNLEQGGQAILFLNRRGFATYVVCEQCGHVLNCPNCAVTLTYHRGRQRHFCHYCDHSVPAPSVCPSCESPEIGLLGRGTERVEEEVAEMFPNARVGRMDRDTTSRKGSHAAILKEVEEGNVDLLIGTQMIAKGHDFPGVTLVGVVSADASVHLPDFRSAERTFQLLTQVMGRAGRGDRPGRVIVQTLLPDHYAIFRALNHDYAGFCAEELDFRRDAGYPPFSHLAAVILSSTSKAEAERQADQAASTLRRLRRELKGKVEILGPATAPLGKIRGRYRWQILLKGTRRSDVHSLAAKFRKTFVPPAVVRVNIDIDPVDML from the coding sequence ATGTCATCGTCTTCGGCGATCATCGAAGTAGCCATTCCGGTACCCCTCGATACCACCTTCCACTACGCGGTTCCTGCGGGGCTCGTCCCATCGATCCAGCCGGGCAAGCGGGTGCTGGTACCATTCGGGCGGCGGACAGTAACGGGGTACATCCTCGACATTGCCTGCACTCCTCGCGACAGTCTTAAGGAAGTGATCGAGGTGCTAGACCAGGAACCCCTCTTTACACGAGAGGAACTCGGATTCTTCCGCTGGTGTGCAGCGTATTATCTCCATCCTCTCGGGGAGGTGCTCAAGGCGGCGCTTCCCGCGGGGATCAACATTACGGGCCGCAGGAGAAAGGTGTGCGATGCTGAAGGAGAAGAGGTGCCGACAGAGGTGCTTACCGGGGGGAAGCGGGTACGGACGGAAACATTCCATCTGGCTGCTTCGGTGGAGGGCGACGGCACGCCGGTCCGAGGGAAATCGGCAGACATATTGGCGTTTCTGCGCCTGCACGGGGAGGCTCGTCGGTCGTTGCTTACGCAGACGTTCGGGGCCTGTTATGCCCAGCTTGCGCGGCTGGAGCAACGTGGCCTAGTTGCCACGGAGCAGCGGGAGTTCTACAGGGATCCGTTCCGTGAGGAGGTGGTCGAGCATGACATGCCCCTTCCACTCAACTCGTGCCAGGCGGAGGCTCTTCGCAGGATCAGGGAATCCCTGGACTGCGCCTCCTTTGCATCCTACCTTCTTCATGGCGTGACCGGCAGCGGCAAGACGGAGATTTACCTGCAGGCCATCTCCCACGTCGTAGAGCAGGGCGGGACTGCGCTCGTGCTGGTTCCGGAAATCGCGCTCACTCCACAGCTAGTCACGCGTTTCCGCAGGCGTTTCACCTGCGGCATCGCGGTTCTGCACAGCGGTCTCTCCGATGGGGAGCGCTACGATGAGTGGCGGCGCATCAGGCAGGGTAGAGCGTCGATCGTTATCGGTGCCCGATCGGCGATATTCGCTCCGCTCAGCAATATCCGTATCATCGTGGTTGATGAGGAGCACGACTCTTCCTACAAGCAGAGCGAAGGATTCCGTTACAACGGCAGGGATCTGGCCCTCGTGCGGGGTAAGATGGAGCAGGCGTGTGTGCTGCTCGGCTCGGCGACGCCGCTAGTGACAACATGGCATGCGGCTGCTCAGGGGAAGCATGCATACCTCTCCCTTCCCGAGCGGGTGCGAAGCCTTCCCATGCCGGAGACCGAACTGGTGGATATGCGGGGCCGCAGGGGCGAAACCCTCTCCTGCCGGCTGCAGGAAGCGGTGGGGTGGAACCTGGAGCAGGGTGGGCAGGCGATTCTTTTCCTCAATCGTCGAGGGTTTGCGACATACGTTGTGTGCGAGCAGTGCGGCCACGTGCTCAATTGCCCCAACTGTGCCGTTACTCTCACCTATCACCGTGGCCGCCAGCGCCATTTCTGTCACTACTGCGACCATTCGGTCCCCGCTCCCTCCGTGTGCCCCTCGTGCGAAAGCCCCGAGATCGGTCTGCTCGGCAGAGGAACGGAGCGGGTCGAGGAGGAGGTGGCGGAGATGTTTCCCAACGCCCGTGTGGGGCGTATGGACCGTGACACCACGAGCCGGAAGGGGAGCCATGCCGCCATCCTGAAGGAAGTGGAGGAGGGGAACGTCGACCTTCTCATCGGCACGCAGATGATCGCGAAGGGGCACGATTTCCCCGGCGTCACGCTGGTCGGAGTCGTTTCGGCCGACGCATCGGTACATCTTCCCGACTTTCGCAGCGCCGAGCGCACGTTTCAGCTTCTTACCCAGGTCATGGGGCGCGCCGGGCGGGGCGACCGTCCCGGAAGGGTCATTGTCCAGACGCTCCTGCCCGATCATTACGCCATATTCCGTGCGCTGAACCATGACTATGCAGGGTTCTGTGCCGAAGAGCTCGATTTCCGCAGGGATGCAGGGTATCCACCCTTTTCCCATCTTGCCGCCGTCATACTGTCAAGCACATCGAAGGCGGAAGCAGAGCGGCAGGCGGACCAGGCGGCGTCGACCTTGCGCCGGCTCAGGAGGGAGCTGAAGGGGAAGGTGGAGATCCTAGGGCCGGCAACGGCCCCGCTGGGAAAGATACGCGGCCGCTACCGCTGGCAGATCCTTCTCAAGGGGACCAGGAGGAGCGATGTCCATTCTCTCGCCGCGAAATTCCGGAAGACTTTTGTCCCCCCCGCAGTGGTGAGGGTCAACATTGACATTGACCCTGTGGACATGCTGTAG
- a CDS encoding 4Fe-4S dicluster domain-containing protein, with product MINRRRFCKQTLLFIGGMAIPLAAIELFDPKRLVAENDTSPVRWGFLVDTRKCTGCGLCVRACKIENDTPYDAKVTRTWVERYVVTKKGETLIDSPKGGRDGFVRSEIDQEEHGLRDVDENEIAKAFFVPKLCNQCDNPPCVQVCPVGATYQTADGVVLVDRSWCIGCGYCIMGCPYGVRFFHPVHRAAEKCNFCYHRLAKGLKSACVHACPFDARRIGNLRNPDDPVTKIINTERVGVLKEEYGTKPQVFYLGLSLEVR from the coding sequence ATGATCAATCGCCGCCGATTCTGTAAACAGACCCTGCTTTTCATCGGAGGTATGGCCATTCCCCTGGCGGCCATCGAGCTGTTCGACCCGAAGCGGCTCGTCGCGGAAAATGACACAAGCCCCGTAAGGTGGGGGTTCCTGGTCGACACCCGCAAGTGCACAGGTTGCGGCCTCTGCGTCCGCGCCTGCAAAATCGAGAATGACACTCCATACGATGCGAAGGTAACACGGACCTGGGTCGAGCGGTACGTGGTGACAAAGAAGGGGGAAACCCTGATCGATTCGCCGAAGGGGGGACGGGACGGCTTTGTCCGCAGTGAAATAGATCAGGAGGAGCATGGCTTGCGGGATGTCGACGAAAATGAAATCGCCAAGGCCTTCTTCGTCCCGAAGCTTTGCAATCAGTGCGACAACCCTCCCTGCGTCCAGGTGTGTCCAGTGGGAGCAACGTACCAGACCGCCGACGGAGTCGTCCTTGTGGATAGATCATGGTGCATCGGCTGCGGTTACTGCATCATGGGGTGCCCATACGGAGTCCGCTTCTTTCACCCGGTGCACCGCGCCGCCGAGAAATGCAATTTCTGCTACCACAGGCTCGCTAAGGGGTTGAAATCGGCCTGTGTACATGCGTGCCCCTTCGATGCACGCAGAATCGGAAATCTGAGAAATCCCGACGACCCGGTGACGAAGATCATAAACACGGAGCGGGTGGGCGTCCTCAAGGAAGAGTACGGAACCAAACCGCAGGTCTTCTACCTGGGATTGTCCCTGGAGGTGAGGTGA